Genomic segment of Vulpes lagopus strain Blue_001 chromosome 7, ASM1834538v1, whole genome shotgun sequence:
CAAGTTCAAGGCCAGACTCTATGACAAACCCAAGGCTGAGGCATGCCTCATGAAGACACTGAGCCTTCCAGGACCCCTGCCCTTTATCAGTGCATACCAGGAGCTAGGGGGCATGGGGGACGTGAGGCTGGAGAAGTCCTTGCTTCAGGCCTCACTGCCCCTATCCTGGATGCAGCGCCAAATAAAAAGGAGCAAGTGAAGTATTCTGGGCTTGGCTCCGTTTCTGTTGGAGGGTGAAGAGAGGGTGGGCTGGGACCCTGTACCTCAAGGTCCAGATTGAGAGCTGGAGGCCATCAGCAACCCTTCCACAAACCAAAGGGCCAGAATTCCACCCCCTAACAGCAGACGTGGGGCTTCCTATGCAGGGATTCTCTGACACCTCTGATCCTTGGATTGGGGGGAATAAGCCTCACTTTGTGGATGAGGAGAAACTGAGTCTGAATGAGGAGACAtggcttgcccaagatcatgtGGCAGTGAGAAAACTAGGACACATTCCCAGACTGCTCGGACATCCCCAAGCCCCAAGCGCAGGGGAGAAGCCAGGATGGCAGCAGAGTGACATCTAACGGGGGTCAGATTTATAACATGAGATGGGGAGGATGGGCCATGCCTGAACACCAGCCCTTCTCCAGAGGGAGTTGGTCTGTCCCTTGCTCAGCAAGGGGCGACAGTTGCCTAGAAAGGAAATATCCAGCCAGCCACACCCATCTGAAAACCTCTGGGATTTCTTAGTTGTAGTGAGTTGAATGGtagcctccctgcccccagaagATACATCTGCTTGGAACTTGTGAataaattcatttggaaaaattgtcttcatagatgtaAGTCAAAGACCTTGAGGTGAGAGTACTCTGGATTGTCCAGGTAGGCCCTGagtccaatgacaagtgtccttgtaagagccagaagacagagacacaaggagaCCATATGAAGACGGGGCCTGAACTGGTGTGATGCAGCCATGAGCCAAGCCTCACagctaccagaagctggaagagacaaggatTCACCCCTACGAGCTTCAGAGAGCATGGCTCTGTCGATACCTTCatctcagacttctagtctccaaAAACATCTCTGAGAAAATCAGtttctgtcattttaagccactcaggttgtagtcatttgttacagcagtcctaggaaactaatatgctAGTCAAGTGAAGATACATCTACTCTGCCAGCAACTGTTGTATAACTGAACCAGGAAATGCAGACTGGGTCACACCAGTGTTGTGCTAACAGCTGAATGGTAAAAACAATAGAAGGGATAAACTGTTTTAGTCTTGCGCTGGAATTCAAACCCATCACAGACACATTTCACAGTGTGGAACAAGAACAAATCACAAGAGAATATATATAGCATGACTCCATTTATGGAAACTTCAGAATAgggcaaaacaaaatatattgtttagGGGTCCATATGTATGTGGAAAAACCTAAGCCAGGAAAGTTCCCATGTCAGGGGAGGGCTTCCCAACCTAGACTGAACAATAGAACCCCTTCAGGagctttaaaaaagattgatgCTGGAATTTCCAGCCTACACTGATTAATGGGGTGCAGAATCACAGGGAAGGGGCTTTCTTAAAGCTTCCTGAGGGGGCTTCTAATGTAGAGCCAGGGTTGAGAACTGCTACCCTAACAAGGAAGGAGAGGCATGTTTCTATTTCGTTCCCTGAGTGGTAGTTATATGGGTGTTACCttgtaattattctttaaatcaCAGAGCTGTTTATGTACTCTTCATATGTTTGTTAGATTTCATAACTTAAAGTGAAAGATCTAGTCCCCAGAGTAGTCAGATCCATAGAGACAAAGGAGAGTGGTGGCtactggaggctgggaggaggggggtgggaagTCAGTGTTTActgggacagagtttcagttctgcaagatgTTGTGATGTGACAGTTGTACAATAATGTGCATGCACTTGATGCCACTGAACTGTTCACTTAGAAATTTGCCCAAAATGGGCAACCTGGAAAATACACAGGTTGTATTTTACTACAgttcagcaacaacaaaaaatcaaacatttcctCTCAGCTAGAATTGAGAGAGAAACAGCCAaataaaagaccacatactgAACTCAGCAGAAAGCAGCCTCCATGATAAACATTTACCTCCTCAGCAAATCCTCAAAACCATACTATGAGGTAGGTACCTCTGTTAACTCATgtccagagaggtgaagtcattTGCCTAACACCATATGGTCAAGTGGCCTAGCCAGGCTGTGATCTTAAGTTTGTCCGAATGCAGAGCCCAGGATCTGCAAGCATGGCCTTACTGCATGCTGGGCACTGCCCTCATTCTCCTCAGGCCCCATCCCCACTGCTTTCCAGTGGGGGAAAACagaaggaacagaaggaggaCTATTGCTGGTGCAGCCCCAGGCACTGTAGGTTCCTGGAGAAATAAGGGGGTAGAGGTGCTAGAAGCTTCATgggggcctccctgggcctcatgCCTGGAAGATGGAGACAATGCAGGTGGAGATGCAAAGGtagctgggcagcctgggagggGGTCAGGCGGAGGCGTCTGAGGAGGGCTTCATCTAGGACCTGGGGTGGAAGAGGCATGTTAGCATTCAGCCAGGTTGAGTTCCAATCAGTATTAACCAAAATGGAAGTAAGAGGtacctcctcctttcctccctccgtGTCCATAGTTCTTCATTTCTCCtctacacaaacacatacacatagtCCTACTATGGCAAAGACCAGCTAGGGTTCACCAAATCAGTTTCCACCTGGCACACAGCTAAACATTTCTGAGTCCCTCTCGCAGTTGGGTGAGGCCATGTGATAGTTTTAGCCATGGAACAGGAGTGCAAGAATACGCCACTTCTAGACCTGGCTCACGAAAACTTCCCACCTGGACCTACACTGTACTATTTCTATCTGCTGGCTGGATAGCAATGGCCTGGGTCCCTGAGTGACTGGAGTAAAGCCCATTCCCACCGCACTCCCATGAATTAGATTTAATATGGAGGGAAATTACTGTGTTAAACTCATACTTTGGGGTTATGCTAACACCCACAAACTGTGTTTACCCCTCATACCAAAGAGACCTAAAGAACAGCAGACTTAGAAGGGCCTTGAGAAATCAGTCAGTTCAAGTCCCTAATTGAACAGATGGGCAGAATGAGGCCCAAGTTGGGGGATGttacttgctcaaggccacacagtaaGACAGGGCTAAGACAGCCTTGGAAGCCAGGAGGGCTGCCATTCCGTCCCAGACTTCATAGCTAATGTCTGAAGGTGTTGCCCACCCTCATCCCACAGCCTACCCCCCAAAACAGCAGGAAGGCAGGTTTGGGTACCTGTCTTTGGGGCTTGGTGCTCTCAGCTGGCAGTAGAAAGCGCTGGCCCAGGACAGTGCCCACGCGGGCGGAGTATGTGTGATCCCCAAGCACAGGGCAGAGCTGTAGTACCATATGTACCTGGAGCTGACTGGGGAATACTGGGGGACAGGAGATATAGGATATATGGTGGGTAGCTGGTGtttctgtccccacccctgccaagaTCATCCCTCCTCCTTTCACTGGGGAAACACCACCACTCCTGTTCCTAGATCCGGTGATTTCAGAGAGATCCATGCAACTAACCCTGCCTCCAGAACAGGATGCAAGACCCAGTCAGGATGGTCATAACCATCAGTCCACCTGGCCTGTGGGATTTGCTCATGAAGAGATACAGCCCTGAATTTATTGTTGAAGCTACTAGAAATAAGGAATGCTTCTTCCTGGTGGGGTACAGGCCCGGAGCTACTGGAGCCCCTGGCCATCTCTACCTTCACCAGAGGAAAGCCTGTGGGAGAAAGATGCCAACATGCAGGAggcaagaagaaatgaagaaagaacttCCAGAGGACATCCTCTGAGCCTCTAGATCAGACTATGCCTAAACTTTAAGTTATGTGAGCCAATACATTCCCTGTTTGTGGCTTACACCAATTTGGATAGGTTTTTGGAAAACTTGACAAATAGAGAAATGGGGGGCTATGTGCTAGGCATGGTACAAAGTGCTTCACATATGTAAATTTCTTAAATCCTCATGACAGCCCGATAAGGCAGGTCCTATCATCATTCCCATCTTACAGGAACACTGAAGCTCAAAGAGAAGTGACTTGCCTAACCACCataagctgggattcaaacctaggAGCTTattctccttctgtgtctggcaATAAGGTGGACTGGATAATCTAAAAACTCTTTTGCTATAAACCACCTAGAAATACcagaaaaatgtaataatcatCCTTTTAAATATGCAGCTGGGTATATTTAGGAAGTAAGGTCTccaagactaattttttttttttttttttttatgatagtcacagagagagagagaggcagagacacaggcagagggagaagcaggctccatgcaccgggagcccgatgtgggattcgatcccgggtctccaggatcgcgccctgggccaaagacaggcgccaaaccgctgcgccacccagggatccctccaagaCTAAATCTAAACAGAAAACAGCACACAAGAGCCTTTTCACCTATTCTAGGGATGCTGTAAATCTTGGTATCCAGGAGCCTTGGGTTTAAATAGCTACCTTGGGGCCAAGGATGAAGCTCTGGTACCCAAAAGAAGACCTAGAGGGGCTATATCTTCAGTGAAGGAGTAGACCAGGAGGAAAAGCCAGCCACTGATGAAGGCAGATGATTACTTTAGGTTTGGACAAGGGGAATGAAAAAGTTCCTCTGAAAATTCACACATGAGCCTGTTCTCACATGGGTTTGGGACTCAATACTAGAGTGACCTGTGAAATTCCAGCTGAGACATTAATATTTAGATCTTGAAGTAGTGACAGCTCTGGGGCATTTGGCAGAAGCAAAGGCAGAACTTTTCTTTAGGGCCCTACCTACAGTGAGGCAACAAAAGATTTCCACAGATAAAGGTCCAGCTGAACCTGAAGTCACAATCCTGAATCAAAGAGCAAtgaaacgggatccctgggtggcgcagcggtttggcgcctgcctttggcccagggcgtgatcctggagacccgggatcgaatcccacgtcgggctcccggtgcatggagcctgcttctccctctgcctgtgcctctgcctctctctctctctctctctctgactatcataaataaataaaaaaaaaattaaaaaaaaaaaaaaaacaaagagcaatgAAACAACCTACCAAGCATGAGAGTCAGCATGAAACACCATAGGATTAGGCCCTCCAGAATTTCCAAcaatgaaaatatagaaatacagtaTCTCTATGTTTTACTTgactaaagacaaaaaagaacaaatagtaTGAgaaaaaatgctatatatattttaaaggccatttttactttttttttttttttaatttatgatagtcacagcgagagagagagaggcagagacacaggcagagggagaagcaggctccatgcaccgggagcctgatgtgggattcgatcccgggtctccaggattgcgccctgggccaaaggcaggcgccgaaccgctgcgccacccagggatcccggccatTTTTACTTGTAAAACAACCAAATAGAAATactagaagtgaaaaatacagcGAACGGATGGGCTGACCTGGCAGATTAGATCCAACCGAACAGAAAATTATTCACCTGGAAAATAGGTCTAAAGAAATTACCCAGAATGCACCAGggatgaagaaatacaaaaatgtgaAAGAGACCTAGCCAGTGAATGAGGTCAGACCCATCTCTTAGGcattgaaaaggaagagaatagagGAAATGCAAGAGGTACAACATGTGAAGAGAACTTTCTGGAATTGCTGGAATATATTAATTTTCAGATTCAGGAAGCAAAGTGaattccaaacaaaataaataaaactcaaccCACACACCTAGATTCAGCAAGTGAAACCACAGAATaccaaaggcaaagagaaaatcctgagaccaacaagtaagagaaaaaaaaaaaaaatagatgggcTACAAAGGAATGACCATCAGTCTGATACAGCAGAAGTGCTGCCTCCTCCAGCTGGGCCTGACTACCTTGACCCTTAGACTCCATTCAGTGCTCCCCACGCTGCCATTTATGCCACCACCTTCTTCCCACGCCCCGTTCCTCCCCCAGCCAAATACAGCTGTGAAGGCTGGCTAGGGACCCACCTGTCAGTGGCTGCAGCTGGACCAGGGCACAGCCAGAGCCCATGGCCACCACATGGAAGTGGCTGAGGGTACTCTTGACACCTTCTTGGAAGTCCTTTCGGGATGGAGACTTCACTGGAATTACCTGCAGTGTCAGCCCCCCAAGAATAAACATGCTTCACACACCTGGCAGCTATACCCAGACCCTCTCTGCCTCCAACAGATGGAGCCATGGTATAAGCAGTGGTCATTTGCCTGTTTTAGGGGACAGAAAAGCCAGCCACCCCAAGTCTATACCCTTGACTCCTCTGTAGGGATAATATATTTGGAAAGTCCCCTCCTGTTCCCTCCCAGACTGTGACTCACTAGATCAACACCATCAATGTGTTCCAGCTTCAGAGCTGCTTGGATATTCCCCTCAGAGGTAGCTGGGATCCCATCGGTGATAGCCCTGAGAAAAGCAGGAGGAGGTCACAAGGTGACTTGCCAGGACCTCCCTACTGCCATGGGAGCCTCCCAGCACCTCTCACCAGTAGGTGGCTGTGGGTCTCCGGGCTCTCCGTGAGTAGATGAAGAACTTTTGGAGGTGGCTTGCTGTCTGAGGACAGCTGGAGAGGAGTACAAGCCCAGAGGTCTCTCTGGAGAAAGAGGATAAATCACAAAAGTTAAAGTCCCTTGGGCTCACCCACAAAAAAAGGGAGACCCCTTGGAAGGAACACCGATGTCCTTAAGACCAAGGTGGTCACACCGGTACTATAACCCAGACTTCCTCTTGAGAAACAAGACTTCTTCATGTTTGGTAATAAGActacataatttaatttaatgtgttTTTCATCCTGTCTCGGTCCCCAAGGAGCTCACAGCCAAATGTCATAACAATTACCACCAATTGCTGAATGTCTACAATGTGCTGGGCGCTATAATAGGAATTTTGTATACATTGGTTCATAATTAAATTCCCCAGGAGTCTATGAGtttgtggaatttcagaaatatttcatcTCAAGTACCAGCTCTAATTGATGGCAGTTGGAGGAAAGAATATCATGGATCAACTAGCAATGCCTGCCATGATCATGGGTTTGGAGAAGTGACTGCACTTCTCCATAGGTATGATTTGCTGTGCATAGGTATGATTTGCTCTATTTTTATGATTGAGGGAACTGGGACTCAGTGAGGCTTCATGCTTTGCCTAAGATCACAGTTTGTGCACacggatttgaacccagatctgtccGTTCCCTCCTTTTCCTTGCATCCTTCCTCTGTGATCCCAAACCAGCCTATGGAAAAATGTCTCAGCTTACTCCCAAGCAACTGTTCCCTCACCCAAGACGGAGGCCTGTCCCACTACCTTCCTATCACTCTCCACCACTTACTTCCCAGATGCTTGGACAACCTGGAGCTCCCGATCCCTAAGCCCCAGGGACTGGCTCAGCTCTGGCAGCACAGAGAACAAGGTCAGCTCCCCTGGTTTTcctgggggaaagaaaaagaagtataggTTTTTCTCAGAGGCCTCTGGCTTCCTGCCACCACCCCCTTCTTTTCCTTATCTCGACCTTCAGAGCCCTCAAACCTTGTTCCACTGCATCCCCTCCTCCAGCCCATACCTGTCACTGGTAGACCGGGTGGCTTATTCAGCGTCACAAGAGGTCCTGGAACATACATTACATGAGCATCAGTGACACAGAAGCAGCAGTTAGAGTTTATAAAATACTGTTTAATTTGGCTTATCTTGTGGCCCATTACAGCTCTCAGACATGAATTATCAACCACATCCTCAACTGAACTTCTTTCTGTCCTTGGCATGTACTAAGCTTGTTGCC
This window contains:
- the RPUSD3 gene encoding mitochondrial mRNA pseudouridine synthase RPUSD3 isoform X1, which encodes MRTVPAPGMGACRVLGQVWGGWRRGPGVRAASRAAGSGTEARHQLRHRGSSKRSGPLGDQPFPGLLQLENLSREGLVDALRAAVVDQKGPLVTLNKPPGLPVTGKPGELTLFSVLPELSQSLGLRDRELQVVQASGKETSGLVLLSSCPQTASHLQKFFIYSRRARRPTATYWAITDGIPATSEGNIQAALKLEHIDGVDLVIPVKSPSRKDFQEGVKSTLSHFHVVAMGSGCALVQLQPLTVFPSQLQVHMVLQLCPVLGDHTYSARVGTVLGQRFLLPAESTKPQRQVLDEALLRRLRLTPSQAAQLPLHLHLHCLHLPGMRPREAPMKLLAPLPPYFSRNLQCLGLHQQ
- the RPUSD3 gene encoding mitochondrial mRNA pseudouridine synthase RPUSD3 isoform X2; translation: MRTVPAPGMGACRVLGQVWGGWRRGPGVRAASRAAGSGTEARHQLRHRGSSKRSGPLGDQPFPGLLQLENLSREGLVDALRAAVVDQKGPLVTLNKPPGLPVTGKPGELTLFSVLPELSQSLGLRDRELQVVQASGKETSGLVLLSSCPQTASHLQKFFIYSRRARRPTATYWAITDGIPATSEGNIQAALKLEHIDGVDLVIPVKSPSRKDFQEGVKSTLSHFHVVAMGSGCALVQLQPLTGPR